In the Sus scrofa isolate TJ Tabasco breed Duroc chromosome 6, Sscrofa11.1, whole genome shotgun sequence genome, one interval contains:
- the PPP2R1A gene encoding serine/threonine-protein phosphatase 2A 65 kDa regulatory subunit A alpha isoform yields the protein MAAADGDDSLYPIAVLIDELRNEDVQLRLNSIKKLSTIALALGVERTRSELLPFLTDTIYDEDEVLLALAEQLGTFTTLVGGPEYVHCLLPPLESLATVEETVVRDKAVESLRAISHEHSPSDLEAHFVPLVKRLAGGDWFTSRTSACGLFSVCYPRVSSAVKAELRQYFRNLCSDDTPMVRRAAASKLGEFAKVLELDNVKSEIIPMFSNLASDEQDSVRLLAVEACVNIAQLLPQEDLEALVMPTLRQAAEDKSWRVRYMVADKFTELQKAVGPEITKTDLVPAFQNLMKDCEAEVRAAASHKVKEFCENLSADCRENVIMTQILPCIKELVSDANQHVKSALASVIMGLSPILGKDNTIEHLLPLFLAQLKDECPEVRLNIISNLDCVNEVIGIRQLSQSLLPAIVELAEDAKWRVRLAIIEYMPLLAGQLGVEFFDEKLNSLCMAWLVDHVYAIREAATSNLKKLVEKFGKEWAHATIIPKVLAMSGDPNYLHRMTTLFCINVLSEVCGQDITTKHMLPTVLRMAGDPVANVRFNVAKSLQKIGPILDNSTLQSEVKPILEKLTQDQDVDVKYFAQEALTVLSLA from the exons ATGGCGGCGGCCGACGGCGATGACTCGCTCTACCCCATCGCGGTGCTCATAGACGAGCTCCGCAACGAGGATGTTCAG CTTCGCCTCAACAGCATCAAGAAGCTGTCCACCATCGCCTTGGCCCTCGGGGTCGAAAGGACCCGCAGTGAGCTGCTGCCCTTCCTCACAG ACACCATCTACGATGAGGACGAGGTCCTGCTGGCCCTGGCGGAACAGCTGGGCACCTTCACCACGCTGGTCGGAGGCCCCGAGTACGTGCACTGCCTGCTG CCGCCCCTGGAGTCGCTGGCCACGGTGGAGGAGACGGTGGTGCGCGACAAGGCGGTGGAGTCCCTGCGGGCCATCTCACATGAGCACTCGCCCTCCGACCTCGAGGCCCACTTCGTGCCGCTCGTGAAGCGGCTGGCGGGCGGCGACTGGTTCACCTCCCGCACCTCGGCCTGCGGCCTCTTCTCCGTCTGCTACCCCCGTGTGTCCAGTGCCGTCAAGGCGGAGCTTCGACA gtACTTCCGGAACCTGTGCTCAGATGACACCCCCATGGTGCGGCGGGCCGCAGCCTCCAAGCTGGGGGAGTTTGCCAAGGTGCTGGAGCTGGACAACGTCAAGAGCGAGATCATCCCCATGTTCTCCAACCTGGCCTCTGACGAGCAG GACTCGGTGCGGCTGCTGGCGGTGGAGGCGTGCGTGAACATcgcccagctcctgccccaggaGGATCTGGAGGCCCTGGTGATGCCCACCCTGCGCCAGGCTGCGGAGGACAAGTCCTGGCGTGTGCGGTACATGGTGGCCGACAAGTTCACAGAG CTCCAGAAAGCAGTGGGGCCTGAGATCACCAAGACGGACCTGGTCCCCGCCTTCCAGAACCTGATGAAAGACTGTGAGGCCGAGGTGAGGGCCGCAGCCTCCCACAAGGTCAAAG AGTTCTGTGAAAACCTCTCAGCCGACTGTCGGGAGAATGTCATCATGACTCAGATCTTGCCCTGCATCAAG gaGCTGGTGTCCGACGCCAACCAGCATGTCAAGTCGGCCCTGGCCTCGGTCATCATGGGCCTTTCTCCCATCCTGGGCAAGGACAACACCATCGAGCACCTGCTGCCCCTCTTCCTGGCTCAGCTGAAGGATGAG TGCCCGGAGGTGCGGCTCAACATCATCTCCAACCTGGACTGCGTCAATGAGGTGATTGGCATCCGGCAGCTGTCCCAGTCCCTGCTTCCCGCCATCGTGGAGCTGGCCGAGGATGCCAAGTGGCGGGTCCGGCTGGCCATCATTGAGTACATGCCACTGCTGGCCGGACAGCTG GGGGTGGAGTTCTTTGATGAGAAGCTCAACTCCCTGTGCATGGCCTGGCTTGTGGATCACG TCTACGCCATCCGCGAGGCGGCCACCAGCAACCTGAAGAAGCTGGTGGAGAAGTTTGGGAAGGAGTGGGCCCACGCCACCATCATCCCCAAGGTCCTGGCCATGTCTGGGGACCCCAACTACCTGCACCGCATGACCACGCTCTTCTGCATCAAC GTGCTGTCCGAGGTCTGCGGCCAGGACATCACTACCAAGCACATGCTGCCCACGGTGCTGCGCATGGCCGGGGACCCCGTCGCCAACGTCCGCTTCAACGTGGCCAAGTCCCTCCAGAAGATCGGGCCCATCCTGGACAACAG caCGCTGCAGAGCGAGGTCAAGCCCATCCTAGAGAAGCTGACCCAGGACCAGGACGTGGACGTCAAGTACTTCGCCCAGGAGGCTCTGACTG TTCTGTCGCTCGCCTGA